A region of Opitutaceae bacterium DNA encodes the following proteins:
- a CDS encoding universal stress protein, with protein MYNTILVPLDLTSADATILPHVESLAHWGGAQLHLLHVADGHAARNREQLNLADSPEIVADREHLARHRAELAGKGFDVTSHLACGDPIREILRIARETNCDLIAMATHGHGFVNDVLLGSVAEGVRHRTDIPVLLVRVKMDEKT; from the coding sequence CGATTCTCGTCCCTCTCGATCTCACTTCCGCCGACGCAACGATTCTTCCGCACGTTGAGTCGCTGGCGCACTGGGGAGGGGCCCAGTTGCATCTTCTTCATGTCGCCGATGGTCACGCCGCGCGGAATCGAGAGCAGCTCAACCTCGCGGACTCGCCCGAGATTGTCGCTGACCGCGAGCATCTCGCCCGGCATCGGGCGGAGCTGGCCGGCAAAGGTTTCGATGTGACATCGCATCTCGCATGCGGCGACCCCATCCGCGAGATCCTTCGGATTGCGCGAGAAACGAACTGCGATCTAATCGCGATGGCGACGCACGGGCACGGATTCGTGAACGACGTGCTGCTGGGCAGTGTCGCCGAAGGCGTCCGGCACCGCACCGATATCCCCGTTCTTTTGGTTAGGGTCAAAATGGATGAGAAAACATGA